A stretch of the Sporichthyaceae bacterium genome encodes the following:
- a CDS encoding GntG family PLP-dependent aldolase, whose protein sequence is MPLIDLRSDTVTRPSEGMRAAMAAAEVGDDVYGEDPTVLSLQERVAGLLGHEAALFTPTGSMANMLGVRLLAQPGEEVLCDSVAHIVRAELGAHAAFGAVTTRTWTADRGRLDVSQVEDLAAPAGNPFLVSTGVVVVENTHNFGGGTVQPLEALRALRDWADGPGIRLHLDGARIWNAHVATGVPLSAYGTLFDTVAVCLSKGMGAPVGSLIVGSNDLITQARWWRKRLGGGMRQVGVLAAAGHYALDHHIERMSDDHARASRLAERLSQVCDGVVPPESNMVVVALPTDDMRVEELAAKARAEGVLISGLGPYRLRLVTHLDVDDAACDRAADVLCALL, encoded by the coding sequence ATCCCACTGATCGATCTGCGTAGCGATACCGTCACCCGGCCCAGCGAGGGCATGCGGGCGGCGATGGCCGCGGCCGAGGTCGGCGACGACGTGTACGGCGAGGACCCCACGGTCCTCTCGCTGCAGGAGCGGGTCGCGGGCCTGCTCGGCCATGAGGCCGCGCTGTTCACCCCGACGGGGTCGATGGCCAACATGCTCGGGGTCCGCCTGCTCGCCCAGCCCGGCGAGGAGGTGCTCTGCGATTCCGTTGCGCACATCGTGCGCGCCGAGCTCGGGGCGCACGCGGCCTTCGGCGCGGTGACCACGCGGACCTGGACCGCCGATCGGGGGCGGCTCGACGTATCGCAGGTAGAGGATTTGGCCGCACCCGCGGGGAACCCGTTCTTGGTGTCCACCGGCGTGGTCGTCGTGGAGAACACGCACAACTTCGGTGGCGGCACGGTGCAGCCGCTGGAGGCGTTGCGCGCGCTGCGGGACTGGGCCGACGGCCCGGGTATCCGGCTGCATTTAGACGGTGCGCGGATCTGGAACGCGCACGTGGCCACCGGCGTCCCGCTGTCGGCCTACGGGACGCTGTTCGACACCGTCGCGGTGTGCCTGAGCAAGGGCATGGGCGCGCCGGTGGGTTCACTGATCGTGGGGTCGAACGACCTCATCACGCAGGCGCGCTGGTGGCGCAAGCGCCTCGGTGGTGGCATGCGCCAGGTCGGCGTCCTGGCCGCGGCCGGGCACTACGCGTTGGACCACCACATCGAGCGCATGTCCGACGACCATGCCCGGGCAAGCCGCCTCGCGGAGCGCCTGAGCCAGGTCTGCGACGGGGTGGTCCCGCCGGAATCGAACATGGTCGTCGTGGCGTTGCCGACCGACGACATGCGGGTGGAGGAACTTGCCGCCAAGGCCCGTGCCGAGGGCGTGCTGATCTCCGGGCTCGGGCCCTACCGACTGCGTCTGGTCACGCACCTCGACGTCGACGACGCGGCCTGCGACCGCGCCGCCGACGTGCTGTGTGCCCTGCTCTGA
- a CDS encoding 3-deoxy-7-phosphoheptulonate synthase class II — protein sequence MSVDLDTWRSLPALQQPDYPDPAAVAAVTAELRGLPPLVFAGECDKLKARLAQVARGEAFLLQGGDCAESFDACGADPLRGKLRTLLQMAAVLTYGGSIPVVKVGRLAGQYAKPRSAPMERRDGAELPSYRGDAVNGPEFTPEARIPDPRRLLKTYNLSAATLNLVRAFTTGGYADLRQVHAWNQDFVASSPAGRRYESLAKEIDRAMDFMRACGVDTDQFATVEMWSSHEALLLEYERALTRIDSRTGLPYDVSAHFLWIGERTRNLDGAHVDLMRKIRNPIGVKLGPTASADDALALIEALNPDNEPGRLTLIVRMGADRVRENLPRLVEKVAAAGITVPWVCDPMHGNTYEAPSGLKTRRFDDVLDEVRGFFEVHRALGTHPGGIHMELTGDDVTECVGGGVELVEDDLYQRYETLCDPRLNRTQSLDLAFEVAHLYRESH from the coding sequence GTGAGCGTGGACCTGGACACCTGGCGGAGCCTGCCCGCCCTGCAGCAGCCGGATTACCCGGATCCGGCTGCGGTCGCCGCGGTGACCGCGGAGCTGCGGGGATTGCCGCCGCTGGTGTTTGCCGGTGAATGCGACAAGCTCAAGGCTCGGCTGGCGCAGGTGGCCCGCGGTGAGGCGTTCCTGCTGCAGGGCGGGGACTGCGCGGAGTCCTTCGACGCGTGCGGAGCGGACCCGCTGCGCGGCAAGCTGCGCACGTTGCTGCAGATGGCCGCGGTGCTCACGTACGGGGGCAGCATCCCGGTGGTCAAGGTCGGCCGCCTCGCCGGCCAGTACGCCAAGCCCCGTTCCGCCCCGATGGAGCGTCGAGACGGTGCCGAGCTGCCGTCCTACCGCGGCGACGCCGTGAACGGCCCGGAATTCACCCCCGAGGCGCGCATACCGGACCCGCGCCGGCTGCTGAAGACCTACAACCTGTCCGCCGCGACGCTGAACCTGGTGCGCGCGTTCACCACCGGTGGCTACGCCGACCTACGTCAGGTGCACGCCTGGAACCAGGACTTCGTCGCCTCCAGCCCGGCCGGCCGCCGTTACGAGTCGCTGGCCAAGGAGATCGACCGGGCCATGGACTTCATGCGGGCCTGCGGCGTGGACACCGATCAGTTCGCCACCGTCGAGATGTGGTCCAGCCACGAGGCCCTGCTGCTGGAGTACGAGCGGGCACTGACCCGCATCGACTCCCGCACCGGCCTGCCCTACGACGTCTCCGCGCACTTCCTGTGGATCGGGGAGCGCACCCGCAACCTGGACGGCGCGCACGTCGACCTGATGCGCAAGATCCGCAACCCGATCGGGGTGAAGCTCGGTCCGACCGCCAGCGCGGACGACGCGCTGGCGTTGATCGAGGCGCTGAATCCGGACAACGAGCCGGGCCGGCTCACGCTGATCGTGCGGATGGGCGCGGACCGGGTGCGGGAGAACCTGCCGCGGTTGGTGGAGAAGGTGGCCGCGGCGGGCATCACGGTGCCGTGGGTGTGTGACCCGATGCACGGCAACACCTACGAGGCGCCCAGCGGCCTGAAGACCCGCCGGTTCGACGACGTGCTCGACGAGGTGCGCGGCTTCTTCGAGGTGCACCGGGCGCTGGGCACCCACCCCGGCGGCATCCACATGGAGCTGACCGGTGACGACGTCACCGAGTGCGTGGGCGGTGGCGTGGAACTGGTCGAGGACGACCTGTACCAGCGGTACGAGACGCTGTGCGACCCGCGACTGAACCGCACTCAGTCCCTCGACCTGGCCTTCGAGGTCGCGCACCTGTACCGGGAATCCCACTGA
- a CDS encoding 6-phosphofructokinase — MRIGVLTGGGDCPGLNAVIRAVVRKGVQAYHHSFLGFADGWRGPLENNTRTLGIPEVRGILPRGGTILGSSRTNPVKVDGGIERIRKNLADLGVDALIAIGGEDTLGVATRLSAEGMAVVGVPKTIDNDLGATDYTFGFDTAVNIAVDAIDRLHTTAESHHRALVVEVMGRHAGWIALHAGMAGGANLILIPEVPFDIERVCAFIQSRFQSHYAPIVVVSEGALPKEGTMELVSGETDAFGHVRLGGIGDRLAREIETRTGAESRAVVLGHVQRGGTPSAFDRWLATRFGLHAIDAVHEQDFGTMVALRGTDIVRVPLAEATKELKLVDPARYAEAEVFFG; from the coding sequence ATGCGCATCGGTGTGTTGACCGGCGGTGGTGACTGCCCCGGGTTGAACGCGGTGATCCGGGCCGTGGTCCGCAAGGGAGTGCAGGCGTACCACCACTCGTTTCTCGGGTTCGCCGACGGGTGGCGCGGCCCGCTGGAGAACAACACCCGGACGCTGGGCATCCCCGAGGTGCGCGGCATTCTGCCCCGCGGCGGCACCATCCTCGGCTCGTCGCGGACCAACCCGGTGAAGGTGGACGGCGGCATCGAGCGCATCCGCAAAAACCTCGCCGACCTCGGGGTGGACGCGCTGATCGCCATCGGCGGCGAGGACACCCTCGGGGTGGCGACCCGGCTGAGTGCCGAGGGCATGGCGGTGGTCGGGGTGCCGAAGACCATCGACAACGACCTGGGCGCCACCGACTACACGTTCGGCTTCGACACCGCGGTGAACATCGCGGTGGACGCGATCGATCGGCTGCACACCACCGCGGAGTCGCACCACCGGGCGCTGGTGGTCGAGGTGATGGGTCGACACGCCGGTTGGATCGCGCTGCACGCGGGCATGGCCGGCGGGGCGAACCTGATCCTGATCCCCGAGGTGCCCTTCGACATCGAGCGGGTCTGCGCGTTCATCCAGTCCCGTTTCCAGAGCCACTACGCGCCGATCGTCGTGGTCTCCGAGGGTGCGTTGCCCAAGGAGGGCACCATGGAACTGGTGTCCGGGGAGACCGACGCCTTCGGCCACGTGCGACTGGGTGGTATCGGTGACCGGCTGGCCCGCGAGATCGAGACGCGTACCGGCGCGGAGTCGCGCGCCGTGGTGCTCGGCCACGTGCAGCGCGGCGGCACCCCGAGCGCCTTCGACCGTTGGCTGGCCACCCGCTTCGGCCTGCACGCCATCGACGCCGTGCATGAGCAGGACTTCGGCACGATGGTCGCGCTGCGCGGCACCGACATCGTCCGGGTGCCGCTGGCGGAGGCCACCAAAGAGTTGAAGCTGGTCGACCCCGCCCGCTACGCCGAGGCCGAGGTGTTCTTCGGATAG
- a CDS encoding RNA polymerase-binding protein RbpA, producing the protein MASGNAIRGSRVGAGPMGEAERGDAAPRFWISYFCSNGHETRPSFAEDGTVTAPEFWDCPRCGLPAGQDPEAPPAPPRNEPYKTHLAYVRERRTHADGEAILAEALDKLRTTGRPY; encoded by the coding sequence GATCAGGGGCAGCCGGGTCGGCGCCGGCCCGATGGGCGAGGCCGAGCGCGGTGATGCCGCCCCCCGCTTCTGGATCTCCTACTTCTGCTCCAACGGGCACGAGACCCGACCGAGTTTCGCCGAGGACGGCACCGTCACCGCGCCGGAGTTCTGGGACTGCCCGCGTTGCGGCCTGCCCGCCGGGCAGGACCCCGAGGCTCCGCCCGCCCCGCCGCGCAACGAGCCGTACAAGACGCACCTGGCCTATGTGCGCGAGCGGCGCACGCACGCCGACGGTGAGGCGATCCTCGCCGAGGCGCTCGACAAGCTGCGGACCACGGGCCGCCCCTACTGA